A genomic region of Gemmata massiliana contains the following coding sequences:
- a CDS encoding L-lactate permease, with protein sequence MPFAYVQDLNPLPVGGYALLSTVVAALPVLVLFYLLVARRWLASWAGAAGAVLAIALAWLAYGMPLGMACASFVYGAAFGLMPIGWTVFAAMMLYNVTVETGQFTVIRRSIGGLSQDARVQAVLIGFAFGAFMEGAAGAGSPVAICGAMLVGLGVPPFRAAVICLIANTSPVCYGGLGVPIITLETSSGVPADKISIMCGHQLPFLSCLIPFYMVKCMCSWRQTLAIWPALVVGGVSFAAFQFFFATAHAYGLPPIWQLTDIGGGLFSLVTLALFLKFVWKTREEWRFPEESQKVDPGAKNASDPHDPQSEHAKEEVAQLLGSALPASRSALAEPPLTFGSVALAWMPWILMALCLVGSGYVKYLETDPVTKKSHPLDLLGLQTYYDVEIPGLHKQVVRAERLIPEGTPDEKKLESAVFRFNWLTAPGTPVFVAALLSMVLLRVSLAQARAVVAKTVYQMRIPIPTIAFMLGLSYVTKYAGMDATLGVAFAATGVLYPFFAAMLGWLGVFLTGTDAGSNALFGGLQKITATEVWNAHYTGAMSHLTLDQAQTLICTANSTGGVMGKMIDAQSICVATAGTNQVGREADIFKAVIGHSILLASIVGVLTALQAFVPPFTLMVPK encoded by the coding sequence ATGCCGTTCGCTTACGTGCAGGATCTCAATCCGTTGCCGGTCGGGGGGTACGCGCTCCTCTCGACCGTCGTCGCCGCTCTCCCCGTACTGGTCCTCTTCTATCTCCTCGTGGCGCGGCGCTGGCTCGCGAGCTGGGCCGGGGCTGCGGGGGCCGTTCTCGCGATCGCACTTGCGTGGCTCGCGTATGGGATGCCGTTGGGCATGGCTTGCGCGTCGTTCGTGTACGGGGCCGCGTTCGGGCTGATGCCGATCGGCTGGACCGTGTTCGCTGCGATGATGCTCTACAACGTGACCGTGGAGACGGGGCAGTTCACGGTCATCCGGCGCTCGATCGGCGGTCTCAGTCAGGACGCCCGCGTGCAGGCGGTGTTGATCGGGTTCGCGTTCGGGGCGTTCATGGAGGGCGCGGCTGGGGCCGGTTCGCCGGTCGCGATTTGCGGTGCGATGTTAGTGGGATTGGGTGTGCCGCCGTTTCGTGCCGCCGTGATTTGTTTGATCGCCAACACGTCGCCGGTTTGTTACGGCGGGTTGGGTGTGCCGATTATCACACTTGAAACATCAAGTGGAGTGCCCGCCGATAAAATTAGTATCATGTGCGGGCATCAACTCCCGTTCCTATCGTGCTTGATCCCGTTCTACATGGTGAAGTGCATGTGCTCGTGGCGCCAGACGCTGGCTATCTGGCCGGCTCTGGTCGTGGGGGGCGTGTCGTTCGCGGCGTTCCAGTTCTTCTTCGCAACTGCCCACGCTTACGGGCTTCCCCCGATCTGGCAACTCACCGATATCGGCGGTGGGTTGTTCTCACTCGTCACACTCGCGTTATTCCTCAAATTCGTCTGGAAGACGCGCGAAGAGTGGCGGTTCCCCGAAGAATCACAGAAGGTGGACCCGGGAGCGAAGAATGCGAGCGACCCGCACGACCCGCAGTCCGAGCACGCGAAGGAAGAAGTGGCGCAGCTCCTCGGTTCCGCGCTCCCCGCTTCGCGTTCTGCACTGGCAGAGCCGCCGCTCACGTTCGGTTCGGTTGCGCTCGCGTGGATGCCGTGGATCTTGATGGCACTGTGTCTGGTCGGCAGCGGGTACGTCAAGTATTTGGAAACCGACCCCGTTACGAAGAAATCCCATCCGCTCGATCTGCTCGGCTTACAGACCTATTACGACGTCGAAATTCCCGGGCTGCACAAGCAGGTCGTGCGCGCTGAGAGGTTGATTCCGGAGGGCACGCCGGACGAGAAGAAGCTCGAATCGGCTGTCTTTCGGTTCAACTGGCTGACGGCCCCGGGAACACCGGTGTTCGTCGCCGCGTTGCTTTCAATGGTGCTATTGAGAGTGTCGTTGGCGCAGGCCCGAGCGGTGGTGGCGAAAACGGTTTACCAGATGCGGATACCGATCCCAACGATCGCGTTCATGCTCGGATTGAGTTACGTCACCAAGTATGCGGGTATGGACGCAACCCTCGGCGTAGCGTTCGCCGCGACCGGCGTGCTGTACCCCTTCTTCGCCGCGATGCTGGGCTGGCTCGGCGTATTCCTGACCGGCACGGATGCGGGAAGTAACGCGCTATTCGGCGGGCTTCAGAAGATTACCGCTACGGAAGTGTGGAACGCGCACTACACGGGCGCGATGAGTCACCTCACACTCGATCAGGCGCAAACGCTGATCTGCACTGCGAATAGCACCGGCGGAGTGATGGGTAAAATGATCGACGCTCAGAGCATCTGCGTGGCCACTGCGGGTACGAATCAAGTGGGTCGGGAGGCCGATATCTTCAAGGCTGTTATCGGGCACAGTATCTTGCTCGCGAGCATCGTCGGTGTGCTCACCGCGTTGCAAGCGTTCGTGCCTCCATTCACGCTGATGGTCCCGAAGTGA
- a CDS encoding dual specificity protein phosphatase family protein produces the protein MSIAYGFVFTVLAAVAALVATSAPSWPLRGAGIACVFSFLLVAVAYFGAGPRLLFKRADGRRVVWAWAVHWPYFALTAFSYWLAVLFGRESAFVCVAPNVYLGRRLTKFEANRTKVNWHAVLDLMAEMPESWSLRSLGNYRSLLVLDATALSLTQLRDSVAWVTQFAAVGPVYVHCALGHSRSATVVAAYLLAAGLAPDVRTALRTLRELRPGVRPNRAQRQLLDRFAEDIRVTSGPSA, from the coding sequence ATGTCGATTGCTTACGGCTTCGTGTTTACCGTTCTTGCGGCAGTCGCAGCACTTGTGGCGACATCGGCTCCGTCATGGCCACTTCGCGGAGCCGGTATCGCGTGCGTGTTTTCGTTCCTGCTCGTCGCGGTCGCGTACTTCGGTGCGGGGCCACGTTTGCTTTTTAAACGCGCTGATGGTCGGCGGGTCGTGTGGGCGTGGGCCGTTCACTGGCCGTACTTTGCGCTCACTGCGTTCTCGTACTGGCTCGCGGTGCTATTCGGCCGCGAAAGTGCGTTCGTTTGCGTGGCACCGAACGTGTACTTGGGCCGACGACTCACGAAATTCGAGGCAAATCGAACGAAAGTGAACTGGCACGCGGTACTGGACCTGATGGCGGAAATGCCCGAATCGTGGTCGTTGCGGTCGCTCGGCAACTACCGATCACTGCTGGTTCTCGACGCGACCGCGTTGAGCCTCACGCAACTTCGTGACTCGGTCGCGTGGGTGACACAGTTCGCAGCAGTCGGTCCGGTGTACGTTCACTGCGCACTCGGGCATAGTCGGAGTGCGACCGTCGTTGCAGCTTACTTGCTCGCGGCTGGTCTGGCACCAGATGTAAGGACCGCGTTGAGAACGCTCCGCGAACTCCGGCCCGGCGTGCGCCCGAATCGGGCACAGCGCCAGTTACTGGACCGGTTCGCGGAGGACATCCGCGTCACTTCGGGACCATCAGCGTGA
- a CDS encoding DUF6807 domain-containing protein produces the protein MRCLLPLLAIAIAPAVTRADDVSITVGKDAIEFKAGSAVVAKYAIADSVAKPYLYPVLAPNGVGVTRPWPVEKDTPGEATKDHVHQKSVWFCHGDVIPEGIELKIKTTEKGGKGVDFWSEAKDGTGPRHGKIACVKVAEPKQHAKNHASVETHNEWRTPDGVKIMDEVRVIHLVDSKEGRTFAFEITLKASVCPITFGDTKEGSFGIRVHDGLRPSEKTGAIVTTAEGTTVNPPAKDNLPIWGHPTEWIDYSGTLDGKEVGITVFDHPANPKSNWHVRAYGLNAANPFGRKASGFPSQKDNTELLKIAKGGEMKLKYAVYAHSGDVKTGKVAEAYSTFKK, from the coding sequence ATGCGCTGCCTGCTCCCCCTTCTTGCCATCGCTATCGCCCCCGCCGTCACCCGGGCCGACGACGTTTCCATTACCGTTGGTAAGGACGCGATCGAGTTCAAAGCGGGCTCGGCCGTGGTCGCGAAGTACGCGATCGCGGATTCGGTCGCCAAACCCTACCTGTACCCGGTACTCGCGCCGAACGGGGTCGGCGTCACGCGCCCCTGGCCCGTTGAAAAGGACACGCCGGGCGAGGCGACCAAAGACCACGTTCACCAGAAGTCCGTGTGGTTCTGTCACGGCGATGTGATCCCCGAGGGCATCGAACTGAAGATTAAAACGACCGAGAAGGGGGGTAAAGGCGTGGATTTCTGGAGCGAGGCGAAGGACGGTACCGGCCCGCGGCACGGGAAGATCGCGTGCGTGAAGGTGGCCGAACCGAAACAGCACGCGAAGAACCACGCGAGCGTCGAAACGCACAACGAGTGGCGCACCCCGGATGGCGTGAAGATCATGGACGAGGTTCGCGTGATTCACCTGGTCGACAGTAAGGAGGGGCGCACGTTCGCGTTCGAGATCACGCTGAAAGCGAGCGTGTGCCCGATCACGTTCGGCGACACAAAGGAGGGGTCGTTCGGCATCCGGGTTCACGACGGACTGCGCCCGAGCGAGAAAACCGGCGCGATCGTGACCACCGCCGAAGGCACAACGGTGAACCCACCGGCCAAGGACAATCTGCCGATTTGGGGGCACCCCACCGAGTGGATCGACTACTCGGGCACGCTCGATGGCAAGGAAGTCGGCATCACGGTGTTCGATCACCCGGCCAACCCGAAGTCCAACTGGCACGTTCGCGCCTACGGCCTCAACGCGGCCAATCCCTTCGGGCGCAAAGCGAGCGGATTTCCCTCTCAGAAGGACAACACCGAACTGCTGAAGATCGCAAAGGGTGGCGAGATGAAGCTGAAATACGCGGTGTACGCACACTCGGGCGACGTCAAGACGGGGAAGGTCGCTGAAGCCTACTCCACGTTCAAGAAGTAA
- the rsgA gene encoding ribosome small subunit-dependent GTPase A, which translates to MSKKKKVRVELRKNREKPPRENDITRDYQEGDGRADDARSSERVRAKGNLSRYRTVVQDESADGSTMPAVNAETCIRGRVLRVHGLASVVETDDGRVFRCAVRRLLKSLATDERSVVTTGDVVWIRLVGTGSRDQAAGAGEEQLPAELATEPAEDSAPSLESRTSTIAQEGVIERVEPRHGVLTRASRRREHVLVANVDQLVIVMSLVEPNLKPHLIDRYLAAAQQGDLKPVLCLNKSDLADAVELQSLIGLYAQLGVPVFLCSARTGAGVDRLREQLRGRSTVFSGQSGVGKSSLLNAVQPDLALAVKSVSEVNQKGRHTTTYSQLIKLDFGGWVVDTPGVRQLSLWQARPEEMEGYFPEFRPFVPLCGFPDCTHTHETSCAVKDAVARRFITSRRYHSYLGLFNGTTEE; encoded by the coding sequence ATGAGCAAGAAGAAGAAAGTCCGCGTCGAGTTGCGGAAGAACCGTGAGAAGCCGCCGCGGGAGAACGACATCACCCGCGACTACCAAGAGGGCGACGGGCGCGCGGACGACGCGCGGTCCAGCGAGCGCGTGCGCGCGAAGGGGAACCTCTCTCGCTACCGCACCGTCGTGCAGGACGAGTCCGCCGACGGTTCGACGATGCCGGCCGTGAACGCGGAGACGTGTATTCGTGGGCGCGTGCTCCGCGTTCACGGCCTCGCCTCGGTCGTGGAAACCGACGACGGGCGCGTCTTCCGCTGTGCCGTCCGCCGGCTGCTCAAGAGCCTCGCCACCGACGAGCGCAGCGTGGTGACCACGGGAGACGTGGTGTGGATTCGCCTGGTGGGGACCGGGAGCCGGGATCAGGCGGCCGGGGCCGGAGAGGAACAACTTCCCGCGGAACTTGCGACCGAGCCGGCCGAGGATTCGGCCCCAAGCCTCGAATCTCGAACATCGACCATCGCTCAAGAGGGTGTCATCGAGCGCGTCGAACCGCGTCACGGTGTTCTGACCCGTGCAAGTCGGCGCCGGGAGCACGTATTAGTTGCGAACGTCGACCAACTCGTCATCGTCATGTCGCTGGTCGAGCCGAACCTGAAACCGCACCTCATCGACCGCTACCTTGCTGCTGCACAACAGGGCGATTTGAAGCCCGTGTTGTGTTTGAATAAATCGGACCTCGCGGACGCAGTCGAACTTCAATCCCTAATCGGGCTGTACGCACAACTCGGGGTGCCGGTGTTCCTGTGTAGTGCTCGCACGGGCGCGGGCGTGGACCGGCTCCGCGAACAGCTCCGGGGGCGCTCGACTGTATTTTCGGGTCAGTCGGGGGTGGGCAAGTCCTCGCTCTTGAACGCGGTCCAACCGGACCTGGCGCTTGCGGTGAAGTCCGTGAGTGAAGTGAATCAGAAGGGCCGTCACACAACGACCTACTCGCAGCTCATCAAACTGGACTTCGGTGGCTGGGTGGTGGACACACCCGGCGTGAGGCAGCTCTCCCTTTGGCAAGCGCGCCCCGAGGAGATGGAGGGCTATTTCCCGGAGTTCCGGCCGTTCGTTCCCCTGTGCGGCTTCCCGGACTGCACCCACACGCACGAAACGAGTTGCGCGGTCAAGGACGCGGTCGCCCGCCGGTTCATCACAAGTCGCCGGTACCACAGCTATTTAGGTCTCTTTAATGGCACCACGGAGGAGTAA
- a CDS encoding coiled-coil domain-containing protein: MARSHKVLGFLLVTILGVYGCAKAPSSASTESNAASAKVQKLEEEYRGAIAARDQLRQKLAASEELAAKTKKELEQTQAAAATERDALKTEVKARTGERDALQTQFESFRKTLRDMLGSADTAVSKLNLPATQPVMTSLGARN, from the coding sequence ATGGCGCGTTCACACAAAGTGCTCGGCTTCCTGCTCGTGACGATCCTCGGCGTCTACGGGTGCGCGAAGGCACCGAGTTCGGCCTCGACCGAGAGCAACGCCGCGAGCGCCAAGGTCCAGAAGCTCGAAGAGGAATACCGCGGCGCGATCGCGGCCCGCGACCAACTCCGCCAGAAGCTCGCCGCGAGTGAGGAACTGGCCGCGAAGACCAAGAAGGAACTGGAGCAAACTCAGGCCGCCGCTGCCACCGAGCGCGACGCACTGAAGACCGAAGTGAAGGCCCGCACCGGCGAACGCGACGCGCTGCAAACGCAGTTCGAGTCGTTCCGCAAGACCCTGCGCGACATGCTCGGCAGCGCGGACACCGCCGTGAGCAAACTGAACCTGCCGGCCACGCAGCCGGTCATGACCTCGCTCGGCGCGCGGAACTGA
- a CDS encoding Gfo/Idh/MocA family protein, with amino-acid sequence MPTPPPLDRRKFFGSAAALSLSAASYGNVVGSNERVRIAFLGCGGRAQAHIDLINKFANEGKPVIPVAVCDVWDGLEDEYEIHFGGKVTRRRYSQGLYPSARKCGLDRSDKSHVTKDYRVVLDRADVDAVCITTPDHWHGRMTLDALAAGKDVFIEKPMTRTAEEAVAVVDAWKHTGRVMTVGVQAMADAVWMRAFDAIRTGAIGHVAHAQTGFFRNDVRGQWRFYRLAKQMSPKTIDWDLFLGHQFECAGNRVGPTPREQPFDRAAFAQWRCLWPFSGGPFTDMLTHHVTRMSAAMGVRFPARVTAGGGLYLEYDGRDVPDVGTVVADYEEGCQLVVTATTLSGYPIEDVIRGRLGAIKFVKGGFHLFRDDPTRGASFPARMEQAPEPASFESVESPRNDTEALWENFLECVRAKRQSTFSPPDLGAVAVTTAAMAVQSYRTGKALFWDREKRAITTADSTWAERWEKRSKQGAKPNQVFGWSGGDGGVVQPPPHQSLAGPWTNGKDPAV; translated from the coding sequence ATGCCAACACCTCCGCCACTCGATCGCCGCAAGTTTTTTGGCTCGGCCGCGGCCCTGTCGCTGTCGGCGGCTTCCTACGGCAACGTTGTGGGGAGCAACGAGCGCGTTCGGATCGCGTTTTTGGGGTGCGGCGGTCGAGCGCAGGCCCACATCGACCTCATCAACAAGTTCGCGAACGAGGGGAAACCGGTCATCCCGGTCGCGGTGTGCGACGTGTGGGACGGGCTCGAAGACGAGTACGAGATCCACTTCGGCGGGAAGGTCACACGGCGCCGGTATTCGCAGGGGCTGTACCCCTCCGCGCGGAAGTGCGGACTCGATCGAAGCGATAAATCCCACGTCACAAAGGACTACCGCGTCGTACTCGATCGCGCGGACGTGGACGCGGTGTGCATCACGACGCCGGACCACTGGCACGGGCGCATGACGCTCGACGCACTCGCCGCCGGTAAAGACGTGTTCATCGAGAAACCGATGACGCGCACGGCGGAAGAGGCCGTGGCGGTGGTGGATGCGTGGAAGCACACCGGTCGGGTGATGACGGTGGGCGTGCAGGCGATGGCCGACGCGGTCTGGATGCGGGCGTTCGACGCGATCCGCACTGGGGCCATCGGGCACGTTGCTCACGCACAAACCGGCTTCTTCCGGAACGACGTTCGCGGGCAGTGGCGCTTCTACCGGCTCGCGAAGCAGATGAGTCCCAAGACCATCGACTGGGATCTGTTCCTCGGGCACCAGTTCGAGTGCGCGGGGAATCGCGTCGGGCCTACTCCGCGGGAGCAGCCGTTCGACCGCGCCGCGTTCGCGCAGTGGCGGTGCCTGTGGCCGTTTAGCGGCGGGCCGTTCACCGATATGCTCACGCACCATGTTACGCGCATGAGCGCGGCAATGGGGGTGCGGTTCCCGGCCCGCGTGACGGCCGGCGGTGGGCTGTATCTCGAATACGACGGGCGCGACGTGCCCGACGTGGGGACCGTGGTCGCGGACTACGAAGAGGGCTGTCAGCTCGTCGTGACCGCAACGACCCTGAGCGGCTACCCGATTGAAGACGTCATTCGCGGGCGCCTGGGGGCAATCAAGTTCGTGAAGGGCGGGTTCCACCTGTTCCGCGACGACCCGACTCGCGGCGCGAGCTTCCCGGCGCGGATGGAACAAGCGCCCGAACCGGCCTCGTTCGAGAGCGTGGAATCACCGCGGAACGACACCGAAGCATTGTGGGAGAACTTCCTGGAATGCGTTCGGGCCAAGCGCCAGAGCACGTTCAGCCCGCCGGATCTGGGAGCAGTGGCCGTTACGACCGCGGCAATGGCCGTGCAGAGCTATCGCACGGGTAAGGCGCTCTTCTGGGACCGTGAGAAGCGAGCGATTACGACCGCGGATTCGACGTGGGCCGAGCGGTGGGAGAAGCGCAGCAAACAGGGCGCAAAGCCAAATCAGGTCTTCGGTTGGAGCGGCGGCGACGGTGGGGTAGTGCAACCGCCCCCGCACCAATCGCTCGCCGGCCCCTGGACGAACGGCAAAGACCCTGCGGTGTGA
- the carA gene encoding glutamine-hydrolyzing carbamoyl-phosphate synthase small subunit, with amino-acid sequence MQAKLALADGTVFTGRGFGATGETTGEVVFNTSMTGYQEVLTDPSYTGQIVTMTYPLIGNYGTTPDDQESTRVQVAGFIVRELTRVPSNFRSNNSLDGFLKASNVVGIEGIDTRALVRRLRVRGSMNGILSTADLDDASLVKKAREFPGMEGRDLVSEVVPKQAFKWKDGFGAFADHVIPSKPATKRVVAIDYGMKWNILRCLTQVGCEVTVVPGTASADEVLSHNPDGIFLSNGPGDPAAVGYAIDTVKNLIGKKPIFGICLGHQLLGLAFGAKTFKLKFGHRGANQPVRNELTKQIEITTQNHGFSVDPSTLPSNVVPTHINLNDNTLEGLKHTSLPVFSVQYHPEAAAGPHDSSYLFEDFRKMMG; translated from the coding sequence ATGCAAGCGAAATTAGCTCTGGCTGACGGTACCGTATTCACCGGACGCGGGTTCGGTGCGACCGGCGAAACGACCGGCGAGGTCGTGTTTAACACGTCCATGACCGGGTACCAGGAAGTCCTCACCGACCCGTCTTACACCGGGCAAATCGTCACGATGACGTACCCGCTCATCGGCAACTACGGCACCACCCCGGACGACCAAGAATCCACCCGCGTGCAGGTCGCCGGGTTCATTGTTCGCGAACTGACCCGCGTGCCGAGCAACTTCCGCTCGAACAACTCGCTCGACGGCTTCCTGAAGGCGAGCAACGTCGTCGGCATCGAGGGCATCGATACGCGGGCGTTGGTGCGGCGGCTCCGCGTGCGCGGATCGATGAACGGCATTCTTTCGACGGCCGACCTCGATGATGCTTCGCTCGTGAAGAAGGCGCGCGAGTTCCCCGGCATGGAGGGGCGCGATCTCGTTTCCGAAGTCGTGCCTAAGCAAGCGTTTAAGTGGAAGGACGGGTTCGGGGCGTTCGCCGATCACGTGATCCCGTCCAAGCCGGCGACCAAGCGGGTGGTCGCGATCGATTACGGCATGAAGTGGAACATCCTGCGCTGTCTCACGCAGGTCGGCTGCGAGGTCACCGTTGTCCCGGGCACTGCGTCCGCGGACGAAGTGCTCTCCCACAACCCGGACGGGATCTTCCTGTCGAACGGCCCCGGCGACCCGGCCGCGGTGGGCTACGCGATCGACACCGTGAAGAACCTGATCGGCAAGAAACCGATCTTCGGCATCTGCTTGGGGCACCAGCTGCTCGGTTTGGCGTTCGGCGCGAAGACGTTCAAGTTGAAGTTCGGGCACCGCGGCGCGAACCAGCCGGTGCGGAACGAACTCACGAAGCAGATCGAGATCACCACGCAAAACCACGGCTTCTCGGTCGACCCGAGCACGCTCCCGTCGAACGTGGTCCCGACGCACATCAACCTGAACGACAACACGCTGGAAGGACTGAAACACACGTCGCTTCCGGTGTTCAGCGTGCAGTACCACCCGGAAGCCGCCGCCGGCCCACACGACTCCAGCTACTTGTTCGAGGACTTCCGCAAGATGATGGGGTGA
- a CDS encoding Tse2 family ADP-ribosyltransferase toxin, with amino-acid sequence MTPADDGLPQVARSARALGVRTLNESTNPDVTATAPDEIIQPGTGGMSEAPNDPANLPPLRKPASLGGKGKDPVWEIDTTDLGPDLQFRQDGAKHVLIEPAHPMTLAEFEQALVATRSKWVRHTG; translated from the coding sequence ATGACGCCGGCCGACGACGGATTGCCGCAAGTTGCTCGTTCGGCTCGGGCGCTAGGTGTTCGCACACTCAACGAGTCCACAAACCCGGACGTGACAGCCACCGCTCCCGATGAGATAATTCAACCGGGAACTGGTGGGATGTCGGAAGCTCCGAACGATCCGGCAAATCTACCGCCACTTCGGAAACCTGCTTCTTTGGGAGGAAAGGGCAAAGACCCAGTTTGGGAGATCGACACCACCGATTTGGGGCCGGATCTACAATTCAGGCAGGACGGAGCCAAACACGTTTTGATCGAACCCGCGCATCCAATGACACTTGCCGAATTTGAGCAAGCGCTAGTCGCGACCCGATCGAAGTGGGTGCGTCACACCGGTTGA
- a CDS encoding acyltransferase family protein, whose protein sequence is MAAHVSSSTRNAALDNLRVVAMFLGLVTHGVLPYTASGLVGFPVRDHTHHLAADACYFAVHDFRMQLFFVLAGFAASALAARRGARELARNRVARVAIPLILAILIVCPALHFVFAHHASLRGAVWDSADVGGWIGPNFHLWFLYYLLMCCVPLLALFALKERFPVRLTHAFDAIVRLILRSRVKVPVAAALTVPLMWDMSTWWIDTPKGWAPELAVLAYYLGFFFVGALLYRHRDALAGVGRRWRLHLAVANLVVLPVMLKLTISGNWVEEVVRGVPPAWLVVWKAVAIFLGGLYTWLMIGGLIGLFQQHFTGTGPRWKYLADASYWCYLAGFPVQAVFQVVFALITLPMVVEFLLVNALTFAVLLTTYELCVRYTWIGLLLNGKRPERKLEVRAEPIVIATRVRVPEAPACRETVHRPEPTRANRYYVLSSSANSA, encoded by the coding sequence ATGGCCGCACATGTCTCTTCTTCGACGCGCAACGCCGCCCTCGACAACCTCCGCGTAGTCGCCATGTTCTTGGGGTTGGTCACGCACGGCGTGCTCCCCTACACGGCCAGTGGGCTGGTCGGGTTCCCGGTGCGCGATCACACGCACCATCTCGCTGCTGATGCGTGTTACTTCGCGGTCCACGACTTCCGCATGCAACTGTTTTTCGTGCTCGCCGGGTTCGCGGCGAGCGCCTTGGCCGCGCGCCGCGGCGCACGCGAACTGGCCCGCAATCGTGTTGCGCGCGTCGCAATTCCGCTGATACTCGCGATCCTGATCGTGTGCCCGGCGCTGCACTTCGTTTTCGCGCACCACGCCAGTCTGCGCGGTGCGGTTTGGGACTCGGCCGATGTGGGCGGGTGGATCGGACCGAACTTTCACTTGTGGTTCCTCTACTACCTCTTGATGTGCTGCGTGCCGCTCCTGGCACTGTTCGCGCTGAAGGAACGGTTCCCGGTTCGTTTGACGCACGCCTTCGACGCGATCGTGAGACTCATTTTGCGCTCGCGGGTAAAAGTTCCCGTCGCCGCCGCGCTCACCGTGCCGCTGATGTGGGACATGTCCACGTGGTGGATCGACACGCCGAAGGGCTGGGCGCCCGAACTGGCGGTGCTCGCGTACTACCTCGGGTTCTTCTTCGTCGGCGCGCTACTGTATCGGCACCGCGACGCGCTCGCAGGAGTGGGGCGCCGGTGGCGGTTGCACCTCGCGGTCGCGAATCTCGTTGTGCTCCCCGTGATGTTGAAGCTCACCATCTCCGGGAACTGGGTGGAAGAAGTCGTGCGTGGCGTGCCGCCCGCGTGGTTGGTCGTGTGGAAGGCGGTCGCGATCTTTCTGGGCGGGTTGTACACGTGGCTGATGATCGGCGGGCTGATCGGCTTGTTCCAGCAGCATTTCACGGGCACCGGTCCGCGGTGGAAGTACCTCGCGGACGCATCGTACTGGTGCTACCTCGCCGGCTTCCCAGTGCAGGCGGTATTTCAAGTGGTGTTCGCTTTAATCACGCTTCCGATGGTCGTGGAGTTCCTACTCGTGAACGCACTCACGTTTGCGGTGCTGCTTACGACCTACGAACTGTGTGTACGCTACACGTGGATCGGCCTGCTGCTGAACGGGAAGCGCCCAGAGCGCAAGTTGGAGGTGCGTGCGGAACCAATCGTCATCGCGACCCGTGTGCGCGTACCAGAAGCACCCGCGTGCCGAGAAACAGTTCACCGGCCAGAACCCACTCGTGCGAACCGGTACTACGTGCTATCAAGTAGCGCGAACAGCGCGTGA